The genomic segment ACAAGCGCGTACCGAAAGCGAGCCATCCCGACCGCTAGCGGTCTTTATTCCGGCTCGCACCACGGGAGCAGTCTCGGTAGCTCCAGGATTTGCGACAGCGCGATGAGCAGACCCGTCCCGATGAACATGCCCGCTTCCCCGGCAGCATTCGGAATGCCCGCCTGCGCGAACCGGCCGCTGACCATCTCGTGGATCTCGGCGAACTTCGACTTCACTTCATCGCGAATCGCCGGCTCGGGAATCGCATAAGCTTGCATGACCAGCAAAATCTCGTTGCGATGCGTAACCAACAGCTCTTCGAACGCGCCGCCCATCCGGTGGACCAATTCCTCCGAAGGGCTCTCTACGACGGAGAAGGCTTGCACCAGGCGCCGGTAACCGCGGTCCAGCACGGCGAGGAACAGCTCCTCCTTCGTCTTGAAGAAGTGGAACACGTAGGGCTGCGTGACGCCTACGGCCTTGGCCACCAGCGCCGTCGTCGTCTTGTAAAATCCTTGGAAAGCGAAAAGCTCGGCTGCCGCGTCGAGGATTTGTTCTTTGCGCGTCGCAGAGGATGTATCGTCCCTGGGTGTCATTCGCCGCAACTCCAAACTCATTTTATTTATTGATTAATAAATAACATGAGGAAATCGTTTCTGTCAATGGTTTCCTTCTAAAAATCTTCTCCTTGCAGACCGGCGGACGAAAGGGCTTTGGCTTCGGATTTTTGATAATATAAGGTTATCTGTACAATTCGGAGGTCGCTAACTTGGACTACATCATATTGGATATCGAATTCAACGGACGCAAGTTCGCAAGCGAGCTGCCTATGGAAGTGATCGAGATCGGCGCGGTACGGCTGAACGATGCGCTGGAGGCGGTCGACGAGTTCTCGGCGCTTATCAAGCCCGTTTACTTTGCCAAGCTGAACAGCTTCATTAAGAAAAAAACCGGCATTCCCCAGGAGGACATCGACAGCGCGAGCGGCTTCGTACCGGTGATCCGGGCGTTTCTGGCGTGGCTCGGACGCAGCGAGTCGTGCCGCTTCGTCACGTGGGGCGGCGAGGACTTCAAGCGGATCGTGCTCGATACGCGCATGCACAAGCTCGACGACGCCTACTGGATGTCCGCCGTGTATTATGACTTGCTCAAGGTGTACTTGCGCGGCCGCGGGTTG from the Cohnella hashimotonis genome contains:
- a CDS encoding TetR/AcrR family transcriptional regulator, whose translation is MTPRDDTSSATRKEQILDAAAELFAFQGFYKTTTALVAKAVGVTQPYVFHFFKTKEELFLAVLDRGYRRLVQAFSVVESPSEELVHRMGGAFEELLVTHRNEILLVMQAYAIPEPAIRDEVKSKFAEIHEMVSGRFAQAGIPNAAGEAGMFIGTGLLIALSQILELPRLLPWCEPE